A window of the Bacteriovorax sp. PP10 genome harbors these coding sequences:
- a CDS encoding arginine N-succinyltransferase, with protein MFILRSASLNDLDDLYDLSQLMLFINLPPDKEILKSKIESSIKAFTKPSKKLWENYYLFVLEDTKAGRIVGTSMIHAQHGTENEPHYFFSVSQENKFSASLNTGFIHGTLKLGLDTNGPSEIGGLILDPECRKSEKKLGKQLSFVRFLYMGMHPEFFKDTIHSELMPPFDNEGHAPLWEAIGRRFLNLEYHEADMLSRSNKEFILSLFPSDTIYMTLLPIEARNAIGKVGEETAPVKRMLESIGFKYTNEVDPFDGGPHYRAKLKDITPVKDMFEVEILIRDSIIKSDQDSILASLPTEQGEFRAALISGNLNKGNPAKFIIDPEEAKELGLTEDFKTFATYL; from the coding sequence ATGTTTATTCTTAGATCTGCAAGCTTAAATGACCTTGATGATCTTTATGATTTAAGTCAGCTGATGCTTTTTATCAATCTTCCGCCTGATAAAGAGATCCTTAAATCTAAAATTGAAAGCTCGATTAAAGCTTTCACTAAACCTTCTAAGAAGCTTTGGGAAAACTATTACCTTTTCGTGCTTGAAGATACAAAAGCAGGAAGAATTGTCGGAACATCAATGATCCATGCTCAGCATGGAACAGAAAATGAGCCTCATTACTTCTTTTCAGTTTCTCAAGAAAATAAATTTTCAGCTTCTCTGAACACTGGATTTATCCACGGTACATTGAAGCTGGGACTTGATACTAACGGCCCATCTGAAATCGGGGGTCTTATCCTTGATCCGGAATGCAGAAAGAGTGAAAAGAAACTTGGTAAACAACTTTCTTTTGTTCGTTTCTTATATATGGGAATGCACCCGGAATTTTTCAAAGATACTATCCACTCTGAACTAATGCCTCCATTTGATAACGAAGGCCACGCTCCTTTATGGGAAGCGATCGGAAGACGTTTTTTAAATCTTGAGTACCATGAAGCAGACATGCTCTCTCGTAGCAATAAAGAATTTATTTTAAGCCTTTTCCCATCGGACACTATTTACATGACTCTGCTTCCAATCGAAGCAAGAAATGCGATTGGTAAAGTTGGTGAAGAGACTGCTCCTGTTAAGAGAATGTTGGAAAGTATCGGCTTCAAGTATACAAATGAAGTTGATCCATTCGATGGTGGACCTCACTACAGAGCAAAACTTAAAGACATCACTCCTGTTAAGGACATGTTTGAAGTTGAAATTCTTATTCGTGATTCAATTATTAAAAGTGATCAGGACTCTATCCTTGCAAGTCTTCCGACTGAACAAGGAGAATTTAGAGCTGCGCTTATTTCTGGAAATTTAAATAAAGGAAATCCGGCGAAATTTATTATCGATCCGGAAGAAGCAAAAGAACTAGGGTTAACAGAAGATTTTAAAACTTTCGCAACTTACCTATAG
- a CDS encoding aminotransferase class III-fold pyridoxal phosphate-dependent enzyme has product MAIGVQSTDINEHFNKLFTAILLEQQKFDKIKPADEDKKELITQKLKEYETLKGRGFFYPFMASGRGHGPFVELIDGSVKLDLINGIGVNLLGHSHPIYIKANLEAATSDTMMCGNLLSYQEPYELSKVLLDSVKKSRLKHFWFSCSGSFSNDTALKILWQKKAPNYRLIAFQKSFAGRSVAMQDVTYNPAYREGMPKSVQVDHVPHYNAKNPENAIKETIDALDKLIETNGNVYCGLSIELIQGEAGFIFGTKEYYKAICEWSKKHGIYIWIDEVQSFTRTTEMFAYQMFELDEYVDIVTIGKVLQAAGTFYTEELNPKAGLIAGTFNGSIASLNAGKATVRYLTEGNFYGEKGRIKDLENKFKAKFKMLAEGSCKGKIPYYGGIGTMLSFEVGDGALEITNKFMKKLFENGIISFSAGKEPTRVRFLLPLALLDEHIDHIFSIVEKTILETIN; this is encoded by the coding sequence ATGGCTATTGGAGTTCAATCAACCGATATTAACGAGCATTTTAATAAGCTTTTCACAGCTATTTTATTAGAACAGCAGAAATTTGATAAAATTAAGCCTGCTGATGAAGATAAAAAAGAACTAATCACTCAAAAGTTAAAAGAATATGAAACTCTTAAAGGACGTGGATTCTTTTATCCCTTCATGGCCTCAGGTCGTGGACACGGGCCTTTCGTTGAACTAATCGATGGTTCAGTAAAATTAGATCTAATCAATGGTATTGGTGTGAACCTTCTTGGCCACTCTCACCCGATTTATATTAAGGCAAACTTAGAAGCTGCGACATCAGACACAATGATGTGTGGAAACCTTCTTTCTTACCAAGAGCCGTATGAGCTAAGTAAAGTTCTTCTGGACTCTGTTAAAAAATCTCGCTTAAAGCATTTTTGGTTTTCATGTTCAGGATCATTCTCAAACGATACGGCACTAAAAATTCTTTGGCAGAAAAAAGCTCCTAACTACCGTCTGATTGCTTTCCAAAAATCATTCGCTGGTAGATCAGTAGCTATGCAAGACGTGACTTACAACCCAGCTTACAGAGAAGGAATGCCTAAATCTGTTCAGGTTGACCACGTTCCTCACTACAATGCTAAGAATCCAGAAAACGCGATTAAAGAAACAATCGATGCTCTTGATAAACTAATTGAAACAAACGGTAACGTTTACTGTGGTCTTTCAATCGAGCTTATCCAAGGTGAAGCTGGATTTATTTTTGGAACAAAAGAATACTACAAAGCAATTTGTGAGTGGTCTAAAAAGCACGGAATCTATATCTGGATTGATGAAGTTCAATCTTTCACACGTACAACTGAAATGTTTGCTTACCAAATGTTTGAGCTTGATGAATACGTTGATATCGTGACAATCGGTAAAGTTCTTCAAGCTGCTGGAACATTCTACACAGAAGAATTAAATCCAAAAGCTGGTCTTATCGCTGGTACTTTCAACGGATCAATCGCTTCATTAAACGCTGGTAAAGCGACTGTTAGATATCTTACAGAAGGAAACTTCTACGGTGAAAAAGGTCGTATTAAAGACCTGGAAAACAAGTTCAAAGCTAAGTTCAAAATGCTCGCTGAAGGAAGCTGTAAAGGGAAAATCCCATACTACGGTGGAATCGGTACGATGTTATCTTTTGAAGTTGGTGATGGCGCGCTTGAAATAACAAATAAATTTATGAAAAAACTTTTCGAAAATGGGATCATTTCGTTTTCTGCCGGAAAAGAGCCAACACGTGTGCGCTTCCTTCTTCCATTGGCATTATTAGACGAACATATTGATCATATTTTTTCTATTGTAGAAAAAACTATTCTCGAGACAATTAATTAG
- a CDS encoding tetratricopeptide repeat protein: MKNSSTTPKTMPSAVIERKPLSESGKSVTETPSKSSFDELYLKKDYKGAAQYLLDNKKQFESGIFHYNLGTVYSKMGDQATARFHLEKAIQDGYINSSSINNLAFVKSQLQVDDLSTSTSLPDQIISTATAIPMSGYFSIALFLVLVFTLMIRFKKIQKKWVMVVVFLLALTPVLFSNFYVKNINYAVTLKEIPLYEGPSKIFAEKGKVRAGSKVVLGQFKDGWFYIEFPISLSGWINKDQLGLY; encoded by the coding sequence ATGAAAAATAGTAGCACAACCCCCAAGACAATGCCATCTGCTGTGATTGAAAGAAAGCCACTTTCTGAGAGTGGTAAATCAGTTACAGAAACCCCTTCAAAATCATCTTTTGATGAGCTGTATTTAAAGAAAGATTATAAGGGCGCAGCACAGTATCTACTCGATAATAAAAAACAATTTGAGTCGGGTATTTTCCACTATAATTTGGGAACCGTTTATTCAAAAATGGGAGACCAGGCCACTGCAAGATTTCATTTAGAAAAGGCCATTCAAGATGGCTATATTAATAGTTCTTCTATCAATAATTTAGCTTTCGTAAAATCTCAGTTACAAGTTGATGACCTAAGCACTTCAACCAGCTTACCTGACCAAATTATCAGTACAGCGACGGCCATTCCTATGTCCGGATATTTTTCAATCGCACTATTTTTGGTTTTAGTATTCACGTTAATGATTAGATTTAAAAAAATTCAAAAGAAGTGGGTGATGGTTGTCGTTTTTCTACTTGCACTAACTCCAGTTCTCTTCTCAAACTTCTATGTAAAAAACATTAACTACGCAGTCACTCTAAAAGAAATTCCTCTTTACGAAGGCCCTTCAAAGATCTTCGCAGAAAAAGGTAAAGTGCGCGCAGGTTCCAAAGTTGTTTTAGGACAATTTAAGGACGGATGGTTTTACATCGAATTCCCAATCTCGCTTTCGGGATGGATTAACAAAGATCAATTAGGCCTATATTAG
- a CDS encoding cyclic nucleotide-binding domain-containing protein — protein MSSSYEKEIKESGIKENTLSKRIDFGMMKYLWMANPLSKVRRDSIPRFLRNVELLKNFSDNELRILAKFMHSRKFHESDVVFREGEVGIGFYFIFSGLIELSKTDYGNEVGEEKFLILDEFSYFGEMALLQEGNPRSATAIAKTPCELIGIFKPDLEHLIENHPVIAAKLIQSISLALADRLYYLTEEASKLSRRLRKLERQMAEKQQAETK, from the coding sequence ATGAGTTCATCGTACGAAAAAGAGATCAAAGAATCTGGGATCAAAGAAAACACTCTCTCTAAGAGAATTGATTTCGGTATGATGAAATACTTATGGATGGCCAATCCATTAAGCAAAGTCAGAAGAGACTCAATCCCAAGATTTTTAAGAAACGTAGAGCTTCTAAAAAACTTTTCTGATAACGAACTTCGTATCCTTGCTAAATTTATGCACAGTCGTAAGTTTCATGAAAGTGATGTTGTTTTTCGTGAGGGAGAAGTTGGAATTGGATTCTATTTCATTTTCTCAGGCCTTATTGAATTAAGTAAAACGGATTACGGAAACGAAGTTGGTGAAGAAAAATTTCTTATCTTAGATGAGTTCAGCTACTTCGGTGAGATGGCACTTCTACAAGAAGGAAACCCAAGATCAGCAACGGCCATTGCTAAAACTCCATGCGAGTTAATTGGGATTTTTAAACCCGATCTTGAGCATTTAATTGAAAACCACCCGGTGATTGCTGCCAAACTTATTCAATCTATTTCATTAGCACTTGCTGATCGCCTTTATTACTTAACTGAAGAGGCGAGTAAACTAAGCCGTCGTCTAAGAAAACTTGAAAGACAAATGGCCGAAAAACAACAAGCAGAGACTAAATGA
- a CDS encoding AI-2E family transporter, which yields MILSNRKNIVKIQLAFFAVVIVLFCALVLTLPRISIPLSLAYILSLALNPIVNWLMKFKLNKTQATIVVFIALVVFVGIPLVKVIPVLSMQTQDIQYTIPKVEEYVIHQYAVVTNFIKAKTGHEVADGYIFQTLAQLESWASEFVVKLPNYLATLLEWIFLVPFFTFFMIRDGDTFKKTFLSFTPNTIFERFYYVMHVFNRQLGDYFFAKFVEAIIVGGIITIGLLIMGVNNAAILGFLAGLTNIVPYVGPILGLIPAIFSMMLDPTMASSTMGAVLILYAVANAVDAFFVFPFLVSKIVNLHPVIVAISVIVGSHYAGITGMVVSIPVVAAIKLIITEIYNEIYTERSR from the coding sequence ATGATTCTAAGCAATCGAAAGAATATTGTAAAAATACAGCTGGCATTTTTCGCTGTCGTTATAGTGCTTTTCTGTGCATTAGTTTTAACTTTGCCAAGAATTTCTATTCCACTTTCTTTGGCCTATATTTTATCTTTGGCACTTAATCCAATTGTTAATTGGCTTATGAAATTCAAGCTGAATAAAACACAAGCTACGATTGTTGTATTCATTGCCTTGGTTGTTTTTGTCGGGATTCCACTTGTAAAAGTTATCCCTGTTTTATCAATGCAGACTCAGGATATTCAATACACAATCCCAAAAGTTGAAGAGTACGTTATTCATCAATACGCAGTGGTGACAAATTTCATCAAAGCTAAAACGGGCCATGAAGTGGCCGATGGTTACATCTTCCAGACTCTGGCCCAACTTGAAAGCTGGGCAAGTGAATTCGTTGTTAAGCTTCCAAATTATCTAGCAACCCTTCTAGAATGGATTTTCCTGGTTCCATTCTTTACTTTTTTTATGATTAGAGACGGAGACACTTTCAAAAAAACTTTTTTAAGTTTTACTCCAAACACAATCTTTGAACGATTCTATTACGTCATGCACGTCTTCAATCGTCAGTTAGGGGATTACTTCTTCGCAAAATTTGTTGAAGCCATCATCGTTGGTGGAATTATCACCATCGGATTGTTGATAATGGGAGTTAATAACGCTGCCATTTTAGGATTCTTAGCAGGACTTACCAACATCGTGCCTTATGTCGGGCCAATCTTAGGTCTGATTCCAGCAATCTTTTCAATGATGTTAGACCCAACAATGGCTTCATCTACAATGGGGGCCGTTTTAATTCTTTACGCTGTTGCCAACGCGGTAGATGCTTTTTTTGTTTTTCCATTCTTGGTTTCAAAAATCGTCAATCTTCACCCAGTGATCGTCGCTATCAGTGTTATCGTGGGCTCACATTATGCAGGAATCACGGGGATGGTAGTATCTATTCCGGTAGTTGCCGCGATCAAACTTATTATTACAGAAATTTACAATGAAATTTACACTGAGCGCTCCAGATGA
- a CDS encoding outer membrane protein assembly factor BamD — translation MKLILLALTLLVVSCATKRPEGQTEAEVLFKEAKDLVAKSRYIQATEKLNAIRSQYPYSFYATGAELMQADILFSQENYAESAAAYILFRDFHPKYEQLGYVVFRISESFFRQLPATFDRDLSAGVEAIKYYNELLLTYSNTEYVKDAQSRITMIEDMMEKKEIYIADFYFKTKDFFAAKARYQDILATLKNEQERPRIMARIEEADKKLTATN, via the coding sequence GTGAAATTAATACTTTTGGCCCTAACTCTTCTTGTTGTTTCATGTGCGACAAAAAGGCCTGAAGGGCAAACTGAAGCTGAAGTTCTTTTTAAAGAAGCAAAAGATTTGGTAGCAAAATCTCGCTACATTCAGGCAACTGAAAAACTAAACGCTATTCGTTCACAGTATCCATACAGCTTTTACGCAACTGGCGCAGAGCTTATGCAGGCAGATATTTTATTTTCTCAAGAAAACTACGCTGAATCAGCAGCAGCTTATATTCTCTTCCGCGACTTCCACCCAAAATATGAACAATTGGGTTACGTGGTTTTCAGAATTTCAGAATCGTTTTTCCGCCAATTGCCAGCAACATTCGATCGCGATCTATCTGCAGGTGTTGAGGCCATTAAATACTATAATGAACTTCTTCTTACTTACTCAAATACAGAATACGTAAAAGACGCTCAATCTCGCATCACAATGATTGAAGACATGATGGAGAAAAAAGAAATCTACATTGCGGATTTCTACTTCAAAACAAAAGACTTCTTTGCAGCGAAAGCTCGTTACCAGGACATCTTGGCTACATTGAAAAATGAGCAAGAACGCCCACGTATCATGGCAAGAATCGAAGAAGCTGATAAAAAACTAACTGCAACGAACTAG
- a CDS encoding tetratricopeptide repeat protein, which produces MYASNNEQLLKTARECFDKQEYKKAQVVLNEIIESDDRNVDALFLLANIFHINGEIGKAIKAFTKVLNLNPEHTDAAISLSVLYNDIGQYEDAKKVFDTANERVKGKNKGSGLMEDKHINKKFASKHYEIADLYLSYNRYDEALFEFNKVIGLDPENLEARIKIAKVYAKKGFIAKAIEELRNLKNEEPNYAPARIALGVIHYGNGNVLEAQAEWEKVLMKDPFHAEASMYMNLSKTATETRI; this is translated from the coding sequence ATGTACGCTTCAAACAACGAACAATTACTGAAAACTGCTCGCGAATGTTTTGATAAACAAGAATACAAAAAAGCTCAGGTCGTGCTTAACGAAATCATCGAGTCAGATGACCGTAATGTAGACGCACTTTTTTTACTCGCTAACATTTTTCACATCAACGGTGAAATCGGGAAGGCGATTAAGGCATTCACAAAAGTATTAAACCTAAATCCAGAACACACTGATGCAGCTATCAGCTTATCAGTTCTTTACAACGACATTGGACAATACGAAGACGCGAAAAAAGTTTTCGATACAGCTAATGAGCGTGTGAAAGGAAAAAATAAAGGCTCTGGCCTGATGGAAGACAAGCACATCAACAAAAAGTTTGCTTCTAAACACTACGAAATCGCCGATCTTTACCTGTCATATAACCGCTACGATGAAGCTCTTTTCGAGTTCAATAAAGTAATTGGTTTAGACCCGGAAAATCTTGAAGCAAGAATCAAAATCGCCAAAGTTTACGCGAAAAAAGGATTCATTGCGAAGGCGATTGAAGAGCTAAGAAATTTAAAGAATGAAGAGCCTAACTACGCGCCAGCTAGAATCGCACTAGGAGTTATCCATTACGGGAATGGGAACGTTTTAGAAGCACAAGCAGAGTGGGAGAAGGTACTAATGAAAGACCCATTCCACGCCGAAGCCAGCATGTATATGAACCTGTCGAAGACTGCGACAGAGACACGCATTTAA
- the fliW gene encoding flagellar assembly protein FliW gives MKITTTRFGELEVDKKDIIEFTEGLLGFENLKKFFIVDPGDQTLILWLQSTDDAGTAFPIIEPKIFQPNYMVKLLPVELNSLALENLQNASVYTVLTIPQNVTEMSANLKAPIIINNKTKMARQIVLQDSKLEVRFKMYMDLKKYIVNYSNNVSDDSKRTNVAATSRENAGPTVVQTPGVASTTTKNNSPEAN, from the coding sequence GTGAAAATCACAACTACTAGATTTGGCGAACTAGAAGTCGACAAAAAAGACATTATCGAGTTTACAGAAGGTTTACTTGGTTTTGAAAACCTAAAAAAATTCTTCATCGTTGATCCAGGTGATCAAACGTTAATTCTTTGGTTACAATCAACTGACGATGCAGGTACTGCATTCCCAATTATTGAACCAAAAATTTTCCAACCAAACTACATGGTAAAACTTCTTCCAGTTGAACTTAACAGTTTAGCTCTAGAGAATTTACAAAACGCAAGCGTGTACACGGTGCTTACTATTCCTCAGAACGTTACTGAGATGTCAGCGAACTTAAAAGCGCCAATCATCATCAATAACAAGACGAAAATGGCGAGACAAATTGTTCTTCAAGATTCAAAACTTGAAGTGCGCTTCAAAATGTATATGGATCTTAAGAAATATATTGTTAACTATTCTAACAATGTTTCTGATGACTCTAAGAGAACAAACGTTGCTGCTACTTCAAGAGAAAATGCAGGTCCAACAGTAGTTCAAACTCCAGGTGTTGCTTCAACTACAACGAAGAACAATTCACCAGAAGCTAACTAA
- the csrA gene encoding carbon storage regulator CsrA, giving the protein MLVLTRKLGESIAIDDHIKIVVVQIKGKQVRLGIKAPPETKIHREEVYKAIQDQNTEASQADLSSIADLANELNKK; this is encoded by the coding sequence ATGCTCGTGTTGACAAGGAAGCTAGGCGAAAGCATCGCGATTGACGATCACATTAAGATCGTTGTTGTGCAGATTAAAGGCAAACAAGTTCGCCTTGGTATCAAAGCGCCACCAGAAACAAAAATTCACAGAGAAGAGGTCTACAAGGCCATTCAAGATCAAAATACCGAGGCGTCCCAAGCCGATTTAAGCTCAATTGCTGATTTAGCCAATGAGTTGAATAAGAAGTAA
- the flgL gene encoding flagellar hook-associated protein FlgL — protein sequence MTRVSENSSSASLKYALNKTKAKVEDLQLKGSTLKQITKPSDNPVSNVEAMSLTSATNDNLQYLKNADFALLNLSVSEKSIEELTDIIVKAKEIAIAQSSDFFNADVRKNVANEVQQLYNQSLAIANKKVGIKHIFSGTNTLTVPFDGTGAYKGDNNHISLEVSRNFFVPINLTGDEIFYSSPDTVKPENPLENFEQFKNAPEVKLNRDLASVETDAPAEGSEAPGFKSRDNIFSQLQALTSALENNDPKMVQGLLEKFDNTVSRLVTLRTRIGSITNSVESSKVNLGSENIDHASRRSALVDADVTELFSDINKQQAVLKTTYQASQGLMNQTLMDFLRR from the coding sequence ATGACAAGAGTTTCTGAAAATAGTTCATCAGCATCTTTAAAGTACGCTCTCAATAAAACGAAAGCGAAGGTTGAAGATCTGCAACTTAAGGGTTCAACCCTTAAGCAGATAACTAAACCCTCAGACAACCCGGTTTCTAACGTTGAAGCAATGTCGCTGACATCTGCTACTAACGACAACCTCCAATATTTAAAAAATGCCGACTTCGCTCTACTTAATTTAAGTGTGAGTGAAAAATCCATTGAAGAACTTACCGACATTATCGTTAAGGCCAAGGAAATTGCCATTGCCCAGTCTTCTGACTTCTTCAACGCTGACGTTAGAAAAAACGTCGCGAACGAAGTACAGCAGCTTTATAACCAGTCACTGGCGATTGCGAATAAGAAAGTTGGTATCAAACATATTTTCTCAGGGACAAATACACTGACTGTTCCATTTGATGGAACTGGTGCATACAAAGGTGACAACAATCACATCTCGCTGGAAGTTTCGAGAAACTTCTTTGTTCCAATCAATTTGACTGGAGATGAGATCTTTTACAGTTCACCTGATACTGTTAAACCTGAAAACCCACTTGAAAATTTTGAGCAATTTAAAAATGCTCCAGAAGTTAAACTTAATCGCGACCTGGCCTCTGTTGAAACTGATGCTCCTGCAGAAGGTTCAGAAGCTCCAGGATTTAAATCGCGAGATAATATTTTTTCTCAATTACAAGCACTGACATCGGCCCTTGAAAACAATGACCCTAAGATGGTCCAAGGCCTTTTGGAAAAATTCGACAATACTGTCAGTAGGCTTGTTACTCTTAGAACGAGAATTGGATCGATCACGAATTCAGTAGAATCTTCTAAAGTTAATCTTGGCTCAGAGAATATTGATCATGCTTCCAGACGCAGTGCTCTTGTTGACGCAGACGTAACAGAACTTTTTTCGGATATAAACAAGCAGCAGGCAGTTTTGAAAACAACTTATCAGGCAAGTCAGGGGCTTATGAATCAAACCCTAATGGACTTCCTGCGTCGTTAA
- the flgK gene encoding flagellar hook-associated protein FlgK, with amino-acid sequence MADLLGIGRSGLNVSKKALEVTGHNLSNVNTEGFSRQRVMQSTAIPVSVGGFVQGTGAKVDGVRRFNDEFIDKRLGNALANNKFYEARTENLEQVESIFNELDQDGLNQVLNKFFNSFRELANQPENETIRSVVRDTANLVIKDFHRIRGTLDTQATNIDRKIENSVADVNQLLNHIADLNGKITSIEVAQGETGDLRDQRDIALRNLSEQFKIHTYTDEKGRFIVTAQGIGTLVTGLHVQEMGTISKNQQDSSNGMNGSVEVVLKDRPSQKITDKFQGGALSAIIKVRNEDLRKLQTDIDGIAYQFTTSVNTIHRQGFVNRTITIGADGKPAQLDHKGLTTGLDFFKQPLSVEEAGNSIDLSDAVKKDLSNIAASVEPNAPGDNRVAIAISKLQHERISGDGDITLEEKYLQTIGSIGLETGKARLDAEQSTGILAQAQSLRERLTGVSIDEETANMVRFQQAYQASAKIMQAADDMFKTVLELKR; translated from the coding sequence GTGGCTGACTTATTAGGCATTGGTAGATCCGGTCTTAACGTTTCAAAGAAAGCGCTTGAAGTGACTGGTCACAACTTGTCTAACGTTAACACTGAAGGCTTCTCTCGCCAGAGAGTTATGCAGTCTACTGCCATTCCTGTATCTGTTGGTGGATTCGTTCAGGGAACTGGAGCGAAGGTTGATGGTGTACGCCGCTTTAACGATGAATTCATCGATAAACGCTTAGGGAACGCCTTAGCAAATAATAAATTCTATGAAGCTAGAACTGAAAACCTGGAGCAAGTTGAAAGTATTTTTAACGAGCTTGATCAGGATGGATTAAATCAGGTCTTAAATAAATTCTTCAACTCATTCAGAGAACTTGCTAACCAACCTGAGAACGAAACAATCAGGTCAGTTGTAAGAGATACAGCAAATCTTGTTATCAAAGATTTTCACCGTATTCGTGGAACACTTGATACTCAAGCTACCAACATCGATAGAAAAATTGAAAACTCAGTTGCTGATGTTAACCAGCTTCTAAATCACATTGCTGATTTGAACGGCAAGATCACAAGTATTGAAGTTGCTCAGGGTGAAACTGGTGATTTACGTGACCAACGTGACATCGCTTTAAGAAATCTGTCTGAACAATTTAAAATCCATACATATACGGATGAAAAAGGCCGCTTCATTGTAACTGCTCAGGGTATCGGTACACTTGTTACTGGTCTTCACGTTCAGGAAATGGGAACTATTTCAAAGAACCAGCAAGATTCATCAAACGGAATGAACGGCTCTGTTGAAGTCGTTTTAAAAGATCGTCCTTCACAAAAAATCACAGATAAGTTCCAGGGTGGAGCTCTCTCTGCAATTATTAAAGTAAGAAACGAAGATTTAAGAAAATTACAAACTGATATTGATGGTATCGCCTACCAGTTTACAACTTCGGTAAACACGATTCACCGTCAGGGATTTGTTAACCGTACGATCACTATCGGTGCTGATGGAAAACCAGCTCAATTAGACCATAAAGGTTTAACGACTGGCCTGGACTTCTTTAAGCAACCCCTGTCTGTTGAAGAAGCTGGAAACTCTATCGATTTATCAGACGCTGTAAAAAAAGATTTAAGTAACATTGCTGCGAGTGTAGAGCCGAATGCTCCAGGTGACAACCGTGTAGCAATCGCGATTTCGAAACTTCAGCACGAAAGAATTTCTGGTGATGGTGACATCACTTTAGAAGAAAAATATCTTCAGACAATCGGTAGTATCGGTCTTGAGACTGGTAAAGCAAGATTGGATGCAGAACAGTCGACAGGAATTTTAGCTCAGGCACAAAGTTTGAGAGAAAGACTGACTGGTGTTTCAATTGATGAAGAAACTGCCAACATGGTTCGTTTTCAGCAAGCTTACCAGGCTTCTGCTAAAATCATGCAAGCAGCAGATGATATGTTTAAAACTGTATTAGAATTAAAGCGCTAA
- the flgN gene encoding flagellar export chaperone FlgN — MKEQLASLYFQVTSLWKQLCEEHNDLFNLTCDEYSLLLQSELELLEEKIEEKNECIKRIGTLELVRRDLIKELNELYPGRNIDSVSVLLTVMSEYEIESNQKHLFRFNALLIDIIEKIQAQNKRNQLFINKALHSLQQIRLEASGKKNFSTYSARGSAVSTST, encoded by the coding sequence ATGAAAGAACAACTGGCCTCTTTATATTTTCAAGTAACAAGCCTCTGGAAACAGTTATGTGAAGAACATAACGATCTTTTCAATTTAACTTGTGACGAATACTCTCTCTTACTTCAAAGCGAATTAGAGCTTCTTGAAGAAAAAATCGAAGAAAAAAACGAATGCATTAAAAGAATCGGGACACTTGAATTAGTTCGTCGCGATTTAATCAAAGAATTAAATGAATTATACCCTGGCAGAAATATCGACAGCGTTTCGGTACTACTTACAGTGATGTCTGAGTACGAAATAGAAAGCAATCAAAAGCACCTGTTCCGCTTTAATGCTCTTTTGATCGATATTATCGAGAAGATCCAGGCACAAAATAAACGCAACCAACTTTTTATTAATAAAGCACTACACTCACTTCAGCAAATCCGTCTCGAAGCTTCGGGGAAAAAAAACTTCTCGACTTATTCGGCGCGAGGCTCAGCTGTCAGTACGAGCACTTAA
- the flgM gene encoding flagellar biosynthesis anti-sigma factor FlgM — MSKIDSTSSRSIFLPNKRESSKVGSTGLQRNSEVRRDELETFSKNDSKVEIPDAIKDFSRIKKVADAAPAIDNTDKIARLKAQIQAGTYQVDAGDLADKIMEQEF; from the coding sequence ATGAGCAAAATCGACAGCACATCATCACGCTCGATTTTCCTTCCTAACAAACGCGAAAGCAGTAAGGTTGGATCGACTGGATTACAAAGAAACTCTGAAGTAAGAAGAGATGAGCTTGAAACGTTTTCAAAAAACGATTCTAAAGTAGAAATCCCGGACGCAATTAAAGACTTCTCTCGCATTAAAAAAGTAGCGGATGCTGCTCCTGCGATTGATAACACAGATAAAATCGCAAGATTAAAAGCACAAATCCAAGCTGGTACTTACCAAGTAGACGCTGGAGATTTAGCTGACAAAATTATGGAACAAGAGTTCTAA